The uncultured Subdoligranulum sp. genomic sequence TGGCAAAGAGGACCGCCAGGGTGGTGGTCTTCATACCGCCGGCGGTGGACCCCGGCGAGCCGCCGATGAGCATGAGCAGGATGGTGAGGCCCTGGCCCACGCCGGACAGGGCGGTCAGGTCGGCGGTGTTGAAGCCGGCCGTGCGGGGCGTCACCGACTGGAAGAGGGAAGCCAGCAGCCGCTCCCCGGCGGGCAGGGCGGAAAACTCCCCGAAGAAGAACCACAGGGCGGGCAGCACGATGAGCAGGGCGGTGGTGGACAGAATGACTTTGCTCTGCATGCGGTAGCGGTGCAGCCGCAGCTTGTTGGCGCGGATGTCGTCCCAGGTCAGGAAGCCGATGCCGCCCACCACGATGAGGGCCATGATGGTCAGGTTGATGACGGGGTCGGCGCGGTAACCGGTGAGCGAGATATACTTGGCCTCGGGGGTGCCCAGCAGGTCGAACCCGGCGTTGCAGAAGGCCGAGACCGAGTGGAACACCGCCATCCAGACCCCGCGCAGGCCGTGGTCACGCCAGAACACCGGCAGCATGCAGAGGGCACCCAGCGCCTCGATGAAGAGGGAAGCCTTGATGATGAAGCCGGTGAGCCGGACGATGCCGCCCACCTTGGGGGCGGCGATGGCCTCCTGCATGGTGCCGCGCTGCATCAGGGAGATCCTGCGCCCCGACAGCAGCGAGAAGAAGGCGGCCACCGTGATGACCCCCATGCCGCCGATCTGGATGAGGATGAGGATGACGGCCTGGCCGAACAGCGACCAGTGGGTGGCGGTATCCTGCACCACCAGACCCGTCACGCAGACGGCGGAGGTGGCGGTGAAGAGAGCCTGGTGGAAGGGGGTAACGGTGCCGTTCTGGGCCGAAAAGGGCAGCATGAGCAGCAGACTGCCCCCCAGAATGACGGCAGCAAATAAAAGGATGATGGTTTGAAAGGTTGTCAGCCGCGGCGGGCGGAACCCTGCCATGAAAACGCCTCCCGGAACACAGAAATTATATTTTACCATTATAGGGGTGCCCCGGTAAAGAGAGTATAAAAATCCGCCGCCTGACATTAAGACGGTATTAAGATGCACGAAAAAAGGCAGGACACATGGAAGTGTCCTGCCGGAAGATAGACGATATTCAGCGCTTGACCACGGGAACGGGGTCATCGCAGTGTTTATCCAGGTCGTTGATGTACAGTTTTGTCTCCCGCACCACCACGCCGGAGAGCAGCAGCACGGCGATGAGGTTGGGAATGGCCATGAGGGCGTTGAGGGTATCGGCCACGGTCCAGACCAGGTTGAGGGCCACCACGGGGGAGATGGCCGCCACCGCCACATAGAGGATGCGGTAGACGAACTGTCCCTTGCTGCCCACCAGGTATTCCAGGCAGCGCTCGCCGTAGTAGGACCAGCCCAGCACGGTGGAGAAGGCGAAGGAGATGATGCCCACCACCAGGATGACGGGGCCCAGCAGGGGGATCTGGTCGAAGGCCAGGGTGGTGAGGATGCCGCCGTCCGAGATGGCGCCCATGTCGATGGAGGGATTCTTCATGATGCTGGACACCAGCACGAGACCGGTCATCAGGCAGACCACCACAGTATCCCAGAAGGTGCCGCTGGAGGAGACCAGGGCCTGGCGCACGGGGTTGCGGGTCTGGGCGGCCGCCGCCACGATGGGGGCGGAGCCCATGCCGGATTCGTTGGAGAACAGGCCCCGGGCGATGCCGTACCGCATGGCCAGCATGATGCCGCCGCCGGTAAGGCCGCCGGCCGCCGCGCCGGGGGTGAAGGCCAGCTTGAGGATGGTGGCCACGGCGGGCAGCAGGAAGTCGCGGTTGTAGATGAGGATGCCCAGGCAGCCCAGAATGTAGAAGGCGGCCATCAGGGGCACCAGCTTCTCGCAGACGGTGGCGATGCTCTGGATGCCGCCGAAGATGACCAGCGCGGTCAGAAAGGCAACCACGGCGCCCACCACCCATTGGGGGATGCCCATGTTGGCCTGGCAGACGGTGGCGATGGCGTTCACCTGGGTGGCGCAGCCGATGCCGAAGGAGGCCAGCGTGCCGAACAGGGCGAACAGCACGCCCAGCCATTTCAGGTGCAGGCCCCGCTCCAGGGCGTACATGGCGCCGCCCTGCATGCGGCCGTCGGCGGTCTTGACGCGGTATTTCACGGCGATGAGTGACTCGGCGTACTTGGTGGCGATGCCGAAGATGCCGGCGATCCAGCACCAGAAGACGGCGCCCGGTCCGCCCAGGGCAATGGAGGTGCCCACGCCGATGATGTTGCCGGTGCCGATGGTGGAAGCCAGGGCGGTGGTCAGGGCGGCGAACTGGGAAACCTCGCCCTCCGCTTCGGGGTCGCGGGTGACCGAAAGGCGGATGGCGGTGAGCAGCTTGCGCTGGATGCCGCGGGTGCGCACGGTCATGAACAGGTGAGTGCCCAGCAACAGCAGCATGGTGGGCCAGGCCCACACCCACTGGTTGGTCACGTTGATGAAATTGACGATGGCGTCCATCATGGTTGGTATCTCCCCCTTGGCAGTATTTGACAGCAAAAAAACAGGGCCTGCCGCGCCGTACCTAGCGCGCACACGCCGACGTATCGATGCAATTCCTATTGTATGATACAACATTTGACGTTACGCCGTCAAGGCAAACCCTTTTGCAAGGAAAAAACCGTTGTGGTACAATGGCAGCAGAACCTTTGCCGAAAGGAGGCCCTGCCCATGGCGCGGCCCACAGTCTATCTCATCACCGGTGCACCCTGCACCGGCAAATCCACCCTGGCCGCCTGGCTCTGCCGCCGTCTGCCCCGGCCGGTGGCGGGTCTGCGCACCTTCTGCACCGGGCGGAGCCCGGCGGGGGCGCTTTTCTCGCTGCAGAACCTGGCGGATGGCACCGTGCACCCCTGCACCCGGACGGAAGGGGATCGCGTGCTTCCTTTATATACTGTGTGGGAAGAGACGGCAGCCCCTCTGGTGCGGGCAGCGCTGCAGGCGGGTACCGGCACCCTGCTGCTGGACGAAGCCCTGCCGCCCCATCCCGCATACCCGGCCTGGAAGGACGCCCTGGCGGCGGCGCTGGGCAGCGGCCTGCCCCTGGTGGTGACGGCGTCCCGGGCGGGGGCCCAGGCCATCGCCGCGCTGGCCCCGGGAGAAGTCCGTCTGCTGGATCTGGATGCCCGGTCCCCTGAAGACCTGCGCGCCGACCTGGCCGCCGAAAGCCCCGCCCCGCTGCACGCGGGGGTCAGTGTGCGGCTGTTCCGGGAGGAAAAATGCTTCGGCGCCGGGCCGATGGAACTGCTGGAACTGGTGGGCCGCACCGGCTCGCTGCACCGGGCGGCGGGGGTCATGGGGATGGCCTACTCCAAGGCATGGAAGATGCTGCGGGAGCTGGAACGGCAGTGGGGCTTCCCCATGCTGGAACGGCGGCCCGGCGGCACCGGGGGCGGCGGTTCGCTGCTCACGCCCCCGGCCTGGGAGCTGCTGCGGCGCTACCGTGCCCTGCGGTGGGAGACCGAGCGGGCGGCGGAACAGTCCTTCGGGCGGTGGTTCGGGGATTTTCCCGGCGGAACATTTTTACAGGAATAATACAAATTGTATTTACCACGCAAAATACCCGGAATGGAAATTAAAGTATGACTTTTCAAGAAAAATGCGCATGGGTACAGCATAAATGCAGAGGAACTACTGTGGGATTTTGTGGCATTTGCCGTATTTTTTTCGTCACAGCGTGCCAAATATTGACAGCATGCCGCCCGCTGTTAGTATAATAGGGAAGAATTTCTGCCCCACGGCAGAAAACCCGAGTATCGGAGGAAAGGCGGCAAGTAAATGAAAGAGGAAATCCAACACAAGGAGTATGTCACTCCCTACGAGTTCAAGGGCAAACTGCCCTGGCGTCAGGCGGTACCCCTGGGCCTGCAGCATGTGCTGGCCATGTTCGTGGGCAACCTGACCCCCATCCTGATCATCACCAGTGCCTGTGCGGCCGGCGGCGGGGCGGAGGAATTCGCCCAGATCCAGGTGGCGCTGCTCCAGAATGCCATGCTGGTGGCCGGCATCGTCACGCTGGTCCAGCTGTTCTCGGTGGGCCCCATCGGCGGCCAGGTGCCCATCATCATGGGTACCAGTTCCGGCTTCATCGGCGTGTTCCAGAGCGTCAACACCATCATGGGCGGCGGCATCCTGAGCTACGGTGCCATGATGGGTGCCTCCATTGTGGGCGGCCTGTTTGAGACGGTGCTGGGCGCCTTCCTCAAACCCCTGCGCCGCTTCTTCCCGGCGGTGGTCACCGGCACGGTGGTCATGTCCATCGGTCTGTCGCTGATCAGCGTGGGCGTGGGCTCCTTCGGCGGCGGCACCTCCGCCAGCGACTACGGCTCGCTGGAAAACCTGCTCATCGCCCTGGTGGTCATGATCATCATTCTGGTGCTCAAGCACGGCACCAAGGGGCTGACCAGCTCCTCCTGCATCCTCATCGGCATCATCTGCGGCTACATCATCTGCGCCGTGCTGCCCTTCTTCCTCTCCACCACCGGCGTCACCGCCGACGGTGTGGAGTACACCAAGGCCTGGGTGCTCAACTGGGACAAGGTGGCCCAGGCTTCCTGGTTTGCCGTGCCCCAGATCATGCCCGTCAAGCCGGTGTTTGACCTGCGGGCCATCCTGCCGGTGGGCGTCATGTTCATCGTCACCGCTGTGGAGACGGTGGGCGATATCTCCGGCGTGACCGAGGGCGGCATGGGCCGCGAAGCCACCGACAAGGAACTGTCCGGCGGCATCATCTGCGACGGTCTGGGCTCCACCTTCGCCGCCTTCTTCGGCGTGCTGCCCAACACCAGCTTCAGCCAGAACGTGGGCCTCGTCACCATGACCAAGATCGTCAACCGTACCGCCCTGGCCTTCGGCGCAGTCTTCCTGGTGCTCTGCGGCCTGCTGCCCAAGCTGGCGGCGCTGGTCTCCATCATGCCCCAGAGCGTGCTGGGCGGTGCGGCGGTCATCATGTTCTCCTCCATCGTCATGAGCGGCATCCAGCTCATCACCAGCGACAAGCTCACCCCCCGCAACATGACCATCGTGTCGGTGGCGCTGGGTCTCGGGTACGGCATGGGCTCCAACACCGCCGTGCTGGCCGGTCTGCCCCAGCTGGTGCAGCTGATCTTCGGCGGTTCCGGCATTGTGCCCGCCGCCGTGGTGGCCATCCTGCTCAACGTGCTGCTGCCCAAGGACAAACCCGCGGAAGCCGTTCCGGCTGCCGGGGAGAGCGCCAAGCAGTAAAAAACAGAAAAATTTGTCGCCCCGCCGCCCCGGCGGGGCTTTTTCTTTGCGGGTTTCCATGGTATACTGGAACCGAGAAAGCATACTTTTGTGAGGAGGTAGCACCTTGCTGACCATCAAGCGATACGTCCGCGCGCAAAGCCTGGACGAAGCCTATACCCTGTGCCAGAAGCGGGCCAATGTGGTGCTGGGCGGGATGCTGTGGCTCAAGACCCAGAACCGCACGGTGGACACCGCCATCGATCTGAGCGACCTGGGACTGGATACCATTGAAGAGACCCCCGACGCCTACCGCATCGGGGCCGTGGTGACGCTGCGCACCCTGGAACAGCACCCGGGGCTGAACGAACTGACCCGGGGCGCCCTGGCGGACAGCGTGCGGTCCATCGTGGGGGTGCAGTTCCGCAACCTGGCCACGGTGGGGGGCAGCCTCTACGGCCGGTTCGGCTTCTCCGACGTGCTGACGCTCTTCCTGGCGTTGGACGCCATGGTGGAACTGCACCACGGCGGGGCGGTGCCGCTGGCGGACTACGCCGTCCGTCCCTATGAGCGGGACATCCTGACCCACATCGTGGTGCCCAAAGCGGTGGGCAAGGTGGCCTACCTGGCCCAGCGCAACATCTCCACCGACTTCCCGGTGCTGACCTGCGCCGTGGCGGTGCGGGCGGACGGTGTGCGCTGCGCCATCGGTGCCCGGCCCATGAAGGCACAGCTCTACACCGGCGACCCCGCCCTGCTGGCAGGGGACATCACGCCGGAATCCGCCGCGGCCTTCGGCAAGAGCGTCGCCGCCGAAGCCACCTTTGGCAGCAATCTGCGCGCCGGGGCGGACTACCGCCGCGCCGTCTGCGGGGTGCTGGTACGCCGGGCCCTGCTGGCCTGCAAGGAGGATGCATAATGGAAATCCAACTGAAACTCAACGGCCGCCCGGTGCGTGACAGCATCGACGCCGATACCCTGCTCATCGACTTTGTGCGCGCCCACGGCTGCGCCAGCGTCAAGCGGGGCTGCGAAACCTCCAACTGCGGGCTGTGCACCGTGCTGCTGGACGGCAAACCGGTGCTTTCCTGCTCGGTGCTGGCGGCCCGGGCGGACGGCCACGAAGTCCAGACGCTGGAGGGCCTGCAGGCCGAAGCGGAAGCCTTTGTGGGCTTTATTGCCGACCAGGGCGCCGAGCAGTGCGGCTTCTGCAACCCCGGCTATGTGATGAATACCATCGCCCTGCTGCGGGAAAATCCCGACCCCACCGACGACGAGATCCGCGCCTATCTGGCGGGCAATCTCTGCCGCTGCTCGGGGTACGAGGGACAGCTGCGGGGCATCCGGGCATTTCTGAATGCCCGAAACCAGGCAAAGGAGGGGAACTGAGGTGGCCGAACTGAAAACCGTGGGCAAGCCGCTGCGCAAGAAGGACGCCATGAACCTTTTGCTGGGCAAGCCCGCCTTCACCGAGGATGTGACCCCCCGGGACTGCCTGGTGGTCAAGGTGCTGCGCAGCCCCCATGCCCACGCGCTGATCCGCTCCATCAAGACCGACATCGCCCTGAAGGTGCCCGGCATGGTGGCCATCTACACCTGGCAGGATGTGCCCCACAACCGGTACACCAACGCGGGCCAGACCTACCCTGAACCCTCGCCCCACGACCGGCTGATCCTCGACCGGCGGGTGCGCTTTGTGGGGGACGCGGTGGCCATTCTGGCCGGCGAGACCGAGAAGGCCGTGGACAAGGCCATGAAGCTCATCAAGGTGGACTACGAGGTGCTGCCCGCCGTGCTGGACCCCCACACCGCCAAGGACAACCCGGTGCTCGTCCATCCCGAGGAGGACTGGGAGGCTCTCTGCCCGGTGGGCGCCGACAACAAGCGCAACCTGGTGGCCAGCGAGACCTGCGGCGAAGGCGACGTGGAGGCGGTGCTGGCCGACTGCGACGTGGTCATCGACCATGTGTGGCACACCAAGGCCTGCCAGCAGGCTATGATGGAGACCTTCCGCACCTACACCGAGATCGATCCCTACGGGCGGCTGCATGTGGTCAGTTCCACCCAGATCGTCTTCCACGTGCGGCGGATCCTCTCCATCGCTTTGGGCATTCCCAAATCCAAGATCCACGTGGAAAAGCCCCGCATCGGCGGCGGCTTCGGCGCCAAGCAGACCTCGGTGTCGGAGGTCTACCCGGCCTTTGTGACCTGGAAGACCGGCCGTGCCGCCCGCATCGTCTACAGCCGGGAGGAATGCCAGATCGCCGGCAGTCCCCGGCACGAGATGGAGGTCCATGTCAAGCTGGGCGCCGATAAAAACGGCAAGATCCGGGCCATGGATGTCTACACCCTGTCCAACTCGGGCGCCTACAGCGAGCACGGCCCCACCACGGTGGGCCTGTCGGGCCACAAGTCCATCCCGCTCTACACCGGCAGCCTGGAGGCCTTCCGCTTCGCCTACGATGTGGTCTACACCAACGTGCAGGCCGCCGGTGCCTACCGCGGCTACGGTGCCACCCAGGGCATCTTCGCGGTGGAAAGCGCCGTCAACGAGCTGGCAGGCAAGCTGGGCATCGACCCGGTCAAACTGCGGGAACAGAACATGGTGCGGGAAGGTATGATCATGCCCGCCTACTACAACGAACCCGCCAACGCCTGCGCTCTGGACCGGTGCATGGCCCGCTGCAAGGAACTCTTCCACTGGGATGAAAAGTACCCGGTGCGGGATATGGGCAACGGCAAGGTGCGCGCCGCCGGTGTGGCCATGGCCATGCAGGGGTCGGGCATCTCGGGGGTGGACGTGGGTTCCGCCACCGTCAAGCTCAGCGACGACGGTTCCTACAACCTGATCATCGGTGCCGCCGATATGGGCACCGGCTGTGATACCATTCTGGCCCAGATGGTGGCCGAGTGCATGGACTGCGACCTGGACAACGTGGCGGTGTTCGGCGCCGATTCCGACGCCTCCCCCTACGATTCCGGCTCCTATGCCTCCTCCACCACCTACGTCACCGGCAAGGCGGTGGAAAAGGCCTGCCAGCAGCTGAAAGCCCAGCTCTGCACCCTGGCCGCAGGGAGCCTGGGCTGCACCCCCGACGAGCTGGAATTCACCGGCAAGGCGGTGCGCCGCTGCGACGGCACGGCGGAAATCAGCCTGGCCGATCTGGCCGTCAGCTCCCAGTGCAACAACAACACGGCGGTGCAGGTCACGGCCACCCATTCCTCGCCGGTCTCGCCGCCCCCCTTCATGGTGGGCATGGCAGAGATCGAGCTGGACAAGGAGACCGGCAGCGTCCAGGTGCTGGACTACAAGGCCGTGGTGGACTGCGGCACTCCCATCAACCCCAACCTGGCCCGGGTCCAGACCGAGGGCGGCATCGTCCAGGGCATCGGCATGGCCCTCTACGAGAATGTGACCTACAGCGACAAGGGCCGCATCCTGGAAAACTCCCTCATGCAGTACAAGATCCCCACCCGGCTGGACATGGGCCATCTGCAGGTGGAATTCGAGTCCAGCTACGAGCCCACCGGGCCCTTCGGCGCCAAGTCCATCGGCGAGATCGTCATCAACACGCCCTCCCCGGCCATCGCCCACGCCATCTACCGGGCCACCGGGCTGTGGTTCCGGGAACTGCCCATCACCCCGGAAAAAATCCTCATGGGGCTGCAGAACCAGGCAAAATGACCCATCTGATCTATCTGGCGGCGGGGGCTTCCCGCCGGTTCGGGGCCGACAAGCTGCTGGCCGACTGTCACGGCAGGCCGCTGTTTTCCCATGGACTGCAAACGCTGGCGGAGGTCTGCGCCGGGCGGCGGGATGCCGACCTGACGGTGGTGACCAACACCCCGGCCATCGCCGAGGCGGCCCGGGCCCTGGGCGCCCGGGCGGTGCCCAGCCCCCAGAGTGCCCTGGGCCAGAGTTACAGCATCCGGGCCGGGCTGGACGCCGTGGAACCGCTGGGAGCAGGGGATTTCCTGCTTTTTGCGGTGGCTGACCAGCCCCGGCTGCGTCCCGACACGGTCCGGCGCTTTCTGGCGCTGGCGGTGCCCGGCACCTGGGCGGCCACGGCGGCCTGCGGTGACCGGGTGGGCAATCCCGGCCTCTTCTGCGCCGCGCTGGCCCCCGCCCTGCGGGCTTTGCAGGGAGACAGGGGCGGCCGGGCGGTGCTCAACCGTTACCCGGAGCGGCTGCTGCGGGTGGCGTGCGCTCCCGAGGAACTGGAGGACATCGACACCCCCGCCGACCTGCCATAAAAACAAAGAACCGCCCCGCATCACGGGATTTACGTGACGCGGGGCGGTTTTCCTATGGCAAAAAATCCGATCAGCGGGGGCCGCCCAGGAAGAAGAGGGCGACGGTGCCGGGGCCGCTGTGGGCGCCGATGACGGGGCCGATATCGCCGGTGCAGATCCGCTTCACACCGTAGGCCTTGATCTTGTCCACCACGTACTGGCAGTCCTCGGGGCAGCCGCCGTGGCTCACAAACACTGTCATCTCGCTGTAGTTCTTGTCGGCGGAGGCGGCAAAGTGCTTGACCAGGGCGTCCAGGCTGGCCCGGCGGCCGCGGACCTTCTCCATGGCCACCAGGTGCCCCTCGGGATCCACGTGCAGCACCGGCTTGATGCCCAGCAGCGTGCCCGCCACAGCGGCGGCGCCGCTGAGACGCCCACCCCGTTTGAGGAACATCAGGTCGTTGACGGTGAACCAGGCGCAGAACCGCTGGGTGTTCTTCTGGGCAAAGTCGATGAGCTCGTCCATGGAGGCGCCGTTCTTGCGCATCATGGCCAGGGTGTAGGCGAACAGGCCCTCGCCCATGCTGGCCTGCAGACTGTCGATGCTGACCATCCGCCGGTCGGGGTACTTTTCCTGCAGTTCCTCGATGGCGATCTTGCTGGCCTGGTAGGTGCCGGACAGACCGCTGGAGAAAGCCAGGTAGAGGATGTCCTTGCCCTGCTCCAGGAAGGGGGTGAAGGCCGCCTCGTAGTCGGTGATGCCCACCTGGCTGGTGGTGGACATGCTGCCGTTGCGCAGCTTGTCGTAGAAGGTCTCGGGGCTCATCTCCCGGTTGTCGGGATAGTTGCGGTAGCTCTGGCCGTCCAGCGTGAAGGTCATGGGCAGTATCTGAATATCCATTTCCTGCACGAGCTCGGGGGTCAGGTCACAGGTGGATTCACTGAACAGAACGTAGTTTTCCATCACAAAACTCCTTTGTGTAAACTGGCGGGTCGCACCCCGCCGCATATACTACCATAATACCCTGTTTTGGCCGCAAAATCAATACAAAGCCGCATCGGTTCCGGGCAAAACAAAACCCATGGCCCGGGGCCATGGGGAAACATCAGTTCAGGCAGACTTTTTCAAAGGCTTCCATGGGTTTGAGCAGGATTTTCGTCAGCTGGCCCACCAGCACAGCGGCGGCGATGGTACCTTCCCGCACGCCGTCCAGATGGCCCAGGAAGACGAAGGACAGAATGATGGACAGCGCCACCAGCGTCAGGTCAAAGGTCATCTTCATGTTGCCGAACTTGACGGGGGCCACCTGGCAGATGGCCAGCACGATGCCCTCGCCGGCGGTGACGATCAGCCGGGCCACCACTTCCATGCTGACGCCCAGCGCCACCAGGAAGATGCCCACCAGGCAGGTCAGCCACTGCTGCCAGTAGGCGGTGGGGTCCAGGCTGCGGATGAGCCAGGAGGCCACGTCGATAGTGGTGCCGAACAGGATGGCCGCCGGCAGCTGCAGCAGCTGGAACCACTGGTAGCGGCTGCGCAGGATGGCGATCTGGATCAGCACGAAGATGGCGTTCATGATGATGGTGGTGGTACCCACGCTCAGCCCCGAGATGGCGCCCGTCACATAGGGCACGCTGGAGATGGGCGAGGTGCCCAGGGCAGCCGTGATGGAAAAGGCCACGCCGAAGGCCATGACGATCAGCCCCAGACAGAGCATGGCGATCCGCTTGCACAGCGAAATGGCAGAATATTTCCGGATTTCCTTCATGATAATTCCCTCTCCTTTTTGGTTTCGGCCTGCAGGCAGTCGTACAGTGTGCTCAGCAGTTGCTGCAGCGTCTGCACCTGTTCCGGCGCCAGGCCCCGGGTCACATCCGCCTCAAACTGGCGGAAGATTTCCTCCGCCCGGTCGGCGGCCTCCCGGCCCTTGTCGGTGAGCGAAACATAGAGCGACCGGCGGTTGCCGGCCTTCTGGCGGCGCAGAATCAGGCCGGCGTCCTCCATCCGCAGCAGAATGCTGCCCACCGTGGCGGGCTCGATCTCACAGTAGGCGGCAATGGTCTTCTGGTCGGCCTCGCCGTACAGGCGCAGGTATTCCAGTACCTTGGGCTGGCCGGGTGTCAGACCGATGCGGCCCATCCGGTTCACGATCCGCTTGTGGAACAGGGCGTTGGTCTTCATCAGCAGGTAGTGCAGGCTCTCCATAGTGAGTCTCCTTACTATAAGTAAACTTATTATCCACCCCATTGTACGCCGCGCCGGGCGAATGTCAAGGGGGCAATTCCCAAAAAGGCAACAATAAATATCCCCCGGCTTCGCCGGGGGATATTTATTCGGTGAGGATGGCGGTATACATCCCGTAGAGTTCTTCCGTCATGGCAGGCTCCTTTCAAAGTGAGCAGATGGTATCCAGTTCCGCCCCGCAGGCATCCAGCTGGCGGCGGGGCCCCGGCACGAAGACTGCGCTGTGATCGACCCGGACTAATCCACCACGGTGGTGCCGCCATGCGCCCGGACCTGCAGCGGCGGGGGAGG encodes the following:
- a CDS encoding potassium transporter TrkG — encoded protein: MAGFRPPRLTTFQTIILLFAAVILGGSLLLMLPFSAQNGTVTPFHQALFTATSAVCVTGLVVQDTATHWSLFGQAVILILIQIGGMGVITVAAFFSLLSGRRISLMQRGTMQEAIAAPKVGGIVRLTGFIIKASLFIEALGALCMLPVFWRDHGLRGVWMAVFHSVSAFCNAGFDLLGTPEAKYISLTGYRADPVINLTIMALIVVGGIGFLTWDDIRANKLRLHRYRMQSKVILSTTALLIVLPALWFFFGEFSALPAGERLLASLFQSVTPRTAGFNTADLTALSGVGQGLTILLMLIGGSPGSTAGGMKTTTLAVLFANAIAVFRRQSEPHFFGRRLDGKVVSSAATIGMMYLTLFLAGGFVISAVEGLPLSACLFEAASAVGTVGLSLGLTPGLGLLSQGILIALMFIGRVGGLTLIYAALSGFSKAGSRLPQERITVG
- a CDS encoding alanine/glycine:cation symporter family protein, yielding MDAIVNFINVTNQWVWAWPTMLLLLGTHLFMTVRTRGIQRKLLTAIRLSVTRDPEAEGEVSQFAALTTALASTIGTGNIIGVGTSIALGGPGAVFWCWIAGIFGIATKYAESLIAVKYRVKTADGRMQGGAMYALERGLHLKWLGVLFALFGTLASFGIGCATQVNAIATVCQANMGIPQWVVGAVVAFLTALVIFGGIQSIATVCEKLVPLMAAFYILGCLGILIYNRDFLLPAVATILKLAFTPGAAAGGLTGGGIMLAMRYGIARGLFSNESGMGSAPIVAAAAQTRNPVRQALVSSSGTFWDTVVVCLMTGLVLVSSIMKNPSIDMGAISDGGILTTLAFDQIPLLGPVILVVGIISFAFSTVLGWSYYGERCLEYLVGSKGQFVYRILYVAVAAISPVVALNLVWTVADTLNALMAIPNLIAVLLLSGVVVRETKLYINDLDKHCDDPVPVVKR
- a CDS encoding LysR family transcriptional regulator, producing MARPTVYLITGAPCTGKSTLAAWLCRRLPRPVAGLRTFCTGRSPAGALFSLQNLADGTVHPCTRTEGDRVLPLYTVWEETAAPLVRAALQAGTGTLLLDEALPPHPAYPAWKDALAAALGSGLPLVVTASRAGAQAIAALAPGEVRLLDLDARSPEDLRADLAAESPAPLHAGVSVRLFREEKCFGAGPMELLELVGRTGSLHRAAGVMGMAYSKAWKMLRELERQWGFPMLERRPGGTGGGGSLLTPPAWELLRRYRALRWETERAAEQSFGRWFGDFPGGTFLQE
- a CDS encoding solute carrier family 23 protein, translated to MKEEIQHKEYVTPYEFKGKLPWRQAVPLGLQHVLAMFVGNLTPILIITSACAAGGGAEEFAQIQVALLQNAMLVAGIVTLVQLFSVGPIGGQVPIIMGTSSGFIGVFQSVNTIMGGGILSYGAMMGASIVGGLFETVLGAFLKPLRRFFPAVVTGTVVMSIGLSLISVGVGSFGGGTSASDYGSLENLLIALVVMIIILVLKHGTKGLTSSSCILIGIICGYIICAVLPFFLSTTGVTADGVEYTKAWVLNWDKVAQASWFAVPQIMPVKPVFDLRAILPVGVMFIVTAVETVGDISGVTEGGMGREATDKELSGGIICDGLGSTFAAFFGVLPNTSFSQNVGLVTMTKIVNRTALAFGAVFLVLCGLLPKLAALVSIMPQSVLGGAAVIMFSSIVMSGIQLITSDKLTPRNMTIVSVALGLGYGMGSNTAVLAGLPQLVQLIFGGSGIVPAAVVAILLNVLLPKDKPAEAVPAAGESAKQ
- a CDS encoding FAD binding domain-containing protein, translated to MLTIKRYVRAQSLDEAYTLCQKRANVVLGGMLWLKTQNRTVDTAIDLSDLGLDTIEETPDAYRIGAVVTLRTLEQHPGLNELTRGALADSVRSIVGVQFRNLATVGGSLYGRFGFSDVLTLFLALDAMVELHHGGAVPLADYAVRPYERDILTHIVVPKAVGKVAYLAQRNISTDFPVLTCAVAVRADGVRCAIGARPMKAQLYTGDPALLAGDITPESAAAFGKSVAAEATFGSNLRAGADYRRAVCGVLVRRALLACKEDA
- a CDS encoding (2Fe-2S)-binding protein gives rise to the protein MEIQLKLNGRPVRDSIDADTLLIDFVRAHGCASVKRGCETSNCGLCTVLLDGKPVLSCSVLAARADGHEVQTLEGLQAEAEAFVGFIADQGAEQCGFCNPGYVMNTIALLRENPDPTDDEIRAYLAGNLCRCSGYEGQLRGIRAFLNARNQAKEGN
- a CDS encoding molybdopterin cofactor-binding domain-containing protein — encoded protein: MPETRQRRGTEVAELKTVGKPLRKKDAMNLLLGKPAFTEDVTPRDCLVVKVLRSPHAHALIRSIKTDIALKVPGMVAIYTWQDVPHNRYTNAGQTYPEPSPHDRLILDRRVRFVGDAVAILAGETEKAVDKAMKLIKVDYEVLPAVLDPHTAKDNPVLVHPEEDWEALCPVGADNKRNLVASETCGEGDVEAVLADCDVVIDHVWHTKACQQAMMETFRTYTEIDPYGRLHVVSSTQIVFHVRRILSIALGIPKSKIHVEKPRIGGGFGAKQTSVSEVYPAFVTWKTGRAARIVYSREECQIAGSPRHEMEVHVKLGADKNGKIRAMDVYTLSNSGAYSEHGPTTVGLSGHKSIPLYTGSLEAFRFAYDVVYTNVQAAGAYRGYGATQGIFAVESAVNELAGKLGIDPVKLREQNMVREGMIMPAYYNEPANACALDRCMARCKELFHWDEKYPVRDMGNGKVRAAGVAMAMQGSGISGVDVGSATVKLSDDGSYNLIIGAADMGTGCDTILAQMVAECMDCDLDNVAVFGADSDASPYDSGSYASSTTYVTGKAVEKACQQLKAQLCTLAAGSLGCTPDELEFTGKAVRRCDGTAEISLADLAVSSQCNNNTAVQVTATHSSPVSPPPFMVGMAEIELDKETGSVQVLDYKAVVDCGTPINPNLARVQTEGGIVQGIGMALYENVTYSDKGRILENSLMQYKIPTRLDMGHLQVEFESSYEPTGPFGAKSIGEIVINTPSPAIAHAIYRATGLWFRELPITPEKILMGLQNQAK
- a CDS encoding nucleotidyltransferase family protein, yielding MTHLIYLAAGASRRFGADKLLADCHGRPLFSHGLQTLAEVCAGRRDADLTVVTNTPAIAEAARALGARAVPSPQSALGQSYSIRAGLDAVEPLGAGDFLLFAVADQPRLRPDTVRRFLALAVPGTWAATAACGDRVGNPGLFCAALAPALRALQGDRGGRAVLNRYPERLLRVACAPEELEDIDTPADLP
- a CDS encoding DegV family protein encodes the protein MENYVLFSESTCDLTPELVQEMDIQILPMTFTLDGQSYRNYPDNREMSPETFYDKLRNGSMSTTSQVGITDYEAAFTPFLEQGKDILYLAFSSGLSGTYQASKIAIEELQEKYPDRRMVSIDSLQASMGEGLFAYTLAMMRKNGASMDELIDFAQKNTQRFCAWFTVNDLMFLKRGGRLSGAAAVAGTLLGIKPVLHVDPEGHLVAMEKVRGRRASLDALVKHFAASADKNYSEMTVFVSHGGCPEDCQYVVDKIKAYGVKRICTGDIGPVIGAHSGPGTVALFFLGGPR